From a single Arachnia propionica genomic region:
- a CDS encoding alpha/beta fold hydrolase, protein MSQLIEITDSVRLPADREVVWDLLTAELAGAGAWWNRTNTFAADRDPGTLGSRIRWTIAPNGINKPGPRFRFTSVTVEAVRPSRLELSFRGDFEGKSVFRLEDVEEDTRLSLEFSAECRGWAGVFSRLVDMSASRSRSTRDAFRRLRELFLQVPDQGTTSPEFRLCGTTSAARTAMDLRTAYGDVLRMWHWQPVDEPPARATAVLTHGWGSSSRAFDSTVEKLLLQGMDVVTLDWPGHGASVLHPTGQLSLERLAAGLCGVLDLIEVRPVILVGHSGAALVGTLAAAQASTIDGFVFLSAALQDPGATAAMLRVQGGRLLDIVLSSPVLSEIVLSRILGPSLPTATRALTAARLRAVAPAVRRSYFEASRNVDLTDFGRRVSVPTLVMTGSEDMMFPIHSARTTALTFPHGRFRLLTGRGHALPEEAPDEIARAVLELAPRVGDGTFGSFLHQ, encoded by the coding sequence ATGAGTCAGCTAATCGAGATCACAGACTCGGTCCGACTCCCAGCCGACCGTGAGGTGGTATGGGATTTGCTGACGGCAGAACTGGCCGGGGCTGGCGCTTGGTGGAACCGGACCAACACCTTTGCCGCAGACAGAGATCCGGGGACACTGGGCAGCAGAATCCGCTGGACGATTGCGCCGAACGGGATCAACAAGCCCGGACCACGGTTCCGATTCACATCAGTCACCGTTGAAGCAGTTCGTCCATCTCGGCTGGAACTATCCTTTCGGGGTGATTTTGAGGGCAAGAGTGTATTCCGACTGGAAGACGTAGAGGAAGACACTCGCCTGTCCTTGGAATTTAGTGCAGAATGCCGCGGATGGGCCGGTGTGTTCTCTCGGCTGGTTGACATGTCCGCTAGTCGTTCCCGGAGCACTCGGGACGCTTTCAGACGACTTCGCGAGCTGTTTTTGCAAGTTCCTGATCAAGGAACAACCTCCCCAGAATTCCGACTGTGCGGCACCACCTCTGCTGCGCGTACGGCGATGGACCTGCGCACCGCGTACGGCGATGTCTTGCGCATGTGGCACTGGCAGCCGGTCGATGAACCTCCCGCCAGAGCCACGGCGGTCCTGACACATGGTTGGGGATCATCTTCACGAGCGTTCGACAGCACGGTGGAGAAGCTCCTGCTGCAAGGGATGGACGTGGTTACTCTCGACTGGCCGGGCCATGGCGCCAGTGTCCTTCATCCGACAGGGCAACTGAGTCTGGAACGCTTGGCAGCCGGCCTCTGCGGGGTGCTTGACCTCATTGAGGTGAGGCCCGTCATTCTAGTAGGACACTCGGGCGCGGCTCTCGTCGGGACACTCGCTGCGGCGCAGGCCTCCACAATCGATGGCTTCGTGTTCCTTTCCGCTGCACTCCAGGACCCGGGAGCCACCGCCGCAATGCTCAGGGTCCAAGGAGGTCGGCTACTCGACATCGTCCTGAGCAGCCCAGTGCTCTCCGAAATAGTGCTTTCGCGGATCTTGGGCCCATCCCTGCCGACTGCCACTCGTGCTCTCACAGCCGCTCGTCTACGAGCCGTTGCGCCTGCTGTGCGTCGGTCATACTTCGAAGCAAGTCGTAATGTGGACCTTACAGATTTCGGACGCCGGGTCAGTGTACCTACTTTGGTGATGACCGGGTCGGAGGACATGATGTTCCCGATTCATTCGGCCCGTACCACAGCACTCACCTTTCCACATGGACGCTTCAGGTTGCTGACGGGGCGTGGACATGCACTTCCCGAGGAGGCACCGGACGAGATTGCGCGCGCGGTGCTGGAGTTGGCTCCCAGGGTCGGGGATGGAACGTTCGGGAGCTTCCTACACCAGTAG